The DNA segment TTCCTCAGTTGTTGGCTGTGCAACATCATCTTCAGTAATAAATCTTGGAAACTTATTTCGAATAAATTTTGAATTTGCCCACATAACTGCAACCAGAATAGTAGGAATAGAAACTATAATACCATAAAGGACAACCTTGCCTAAATCAGCACCTAGTATACCCGCTGCTGCAATTGGTCCCGGGGTTGGCGGTACAAACACGTGAGTTGTTAATAGTCCAGCCATTAAAGCTGCTGATAACGTCATTACAGGAACTTTACCAACTCTTGAAATTGCTCTAAAAATTGGTGAAAGAATAACAAAGCCAGAATCACAAAAAACTGGAACTGAAACTATTCCACCTGTTATCCCCATTGCAAGCGGACTACGATTTTTACCTACTACTCTTAAAACAGATTTAGCAATCTTTTCAGAAGCACCAGTAGATTCTAGAATCTCACCAATAATAACCCCTAAAGCAATGACTATACCAATATAAGTCATTAACCCTCCAAATCCTTGGGTTACAGCATTGACAACTTCTAAAGGAGAATGTCCTGTCAAAAGCCCCATAAGTATAGATGTAATAATTAGGGCTAAAAAAGCATGTAGTCTAACTTTAGAAACTAAAAGTATAAGAAATAAAATCATCACAACAATTATAGCTAATAGTAATGGGCCACTCATAAATAATTCCTCCTATTTAATAATTTTTTGTTTATTAAATTTAAACTAGTCCTTACTAAAAATCACCACCTTCTTGAAAATAAATCATTAAGTAAAATAGTATTATTCATATTTTTCTATAAACTTTTATTTCTTTTAATATTTAAAAAAGCCTATGAACATAATGCACCCATATTACCTAATAAATTCTAGAAAAAGTGTGCAATAATGATACTTATTTGTTACCTCAATGTTTAATATATTTTAGAATGTTGTTACATGAGTTCCTAAAAAGGATGGGAACCGTCAACATCTTACAGCTTAAATTAATATGAAAGAAGCAATCCATGGGGGATTTATAAAGCAAAAAATATCCCCACTAACTGTCCTGTTAGCAGGGATATAAAGAGGAGGAGTGTTTGTTATTTAAATACTTTTCTTACATTGCTATAATCACCCATAGTAGCCTGATAAATATCATTGGTATTAATCTCAATAGGTTCAAACAAAGCACCTGACAGTATGATTTCTCCAGCTTTCAAAGACAAATTAAATTCAGCCATCTTGTTTGCCAACCAGGCTACAGCTAAAGCGGGCTGACCTAAAACAGCAGCACCAGTTCCAAATTTGCATATTTTACCGTTTTTTTCTAATACAACTCCGAGATACTTTAAGTTAACAAAGTTTATGGGGATGATATTCTCTCCAAGTGCTATCTTGGCAGCACATACATTATCAGCAATTATATCCATAATATTGCCCTTCCATCCAACATACCTGCTGTCAACTATTTCAAAGGCTGGAAATATTCCTTCTGCAGCCTGGAGCACATGTGAAATGGTAATCCCCGGTCCCCTTAAATCTTTTTTTAGTAAAAATGCCATTTCCACTTCCAATTTGGGCCTAATTAATTCTGTCATGTCAATATAGGCTTCTTCAGAAGCATTCATTGAATTGAACAGGTAGCCAAAAACCGGCCCGTTAAAACCCAGCTTTTCCTGTGCCTTTCTATTAGTCAATCCAACTTTTTTACCTATTACTATTTCCCCTTCAGCTACCTTCCTTTTTACATTATTAAATTGAATACCATATGCTTCATTTATTCCAATATTGGAGCAAACTATTGATATAGGCTCAATGAATTGGTGATTTTTTTCAGCATAATAGATCTTGTCTGAAATTTTTTTAATTGTTTTTTCCATTTTTCTTCAGCCTTTTTTAATTTCTTATTTAAAATTTTTTTGTAAACATACACCGTTTTCATAATATATTAACCGTTAATCCATTTTTCCCATTAAAAATGCCATGTTCAATTTATATCACGGAAACAATACTGATGGCAGCCAAAGAACTAGTTGAGGGAACAAAATAATAAGGATAAGACCTAAAATTTGCAAAGCCACAAAGGGTATGGCAGCACGATAAAGATCCGTTATTTTTATATTTGGTGGTGCTACCCCCTTTAAATAGAATAAAGCAGGACCAAAAGGTGGTGTTAAATATGCCATTTGCATATTCACAGCAAAAACAACACCAAACCATAAAGGATCAAACCCTAGCTTCACAATAACAGGTATTAATAGTGGGCCAGTCAGCATAAGTATCCCAATCCAATCAAGGAAAAAGCCCATGACAAAAAATAATACCTGTAATGAAATAAATATGCCCCATTCGCCTAATGGTATGGAATTAATTAAGCCCTCCAAAAATCTAGCACCACCTGCTCGTGTGTAAACAGCAATAAGAGCAGTGGCACCAAAAATTATCCACATTATCATTGCTGAGACTCGAACGGTTTGCAAAGCAGATTCTTTTAACATCTTGAAATCCAACTTCCTACGTATTAAAGCTACTATTAGAGCTCCAAAGCTCCCAACACCCGCCGCCTCTGTTGGTGTTGCAATTCCAAAAAAAATGCTTCCCATTACAGCAATTACTAAAAATATTGGTGCAATAAGGACTTTAAGAAGTGCTATTTTTTGCTTCATGGATGGTCTGGGTTCTCCACTGCTTAAAGCAGTTGGTCCCATATTAGGATTTAAGTAGCATCTTACTATAATGTATAAAATATATAATAAGGCAAGTAAAAGTCCTGGTACTAAAGCTCCAGCAAAAAGCCTTCCTACAGATACACCAGCAACCATAGAATATACAATAAACAGAATGCTTGGAGGAATTAAAACACCAAGAGACCCTGCCGCAACAATCGTCCCTGTGGACAAATTCTTGTCATATCCCCTTTTTAACATTTGTGGCAGGGCTACTAATCCCATTAATACTATTCCAGCACCAATAATTCCAACCATTGCTGCAATTATTGCACAAGCCACTACAGTTGCAATGGCTAATCCGCCCCGTAAGGAGCCTAACCATGTATAGAGACCTTCAAATAGCTCTTCTGCAACACCTATTCTTTCTAAAACAGATGCCATGAATATGAACATGGGAGCAGCAACAAAAGTATAGCTTCCCATTTGTTCAAATACTCTCATTAATATTAACGGGAAAAAACTTGGCCCCCACATGAATAGAGTAACTATGGTAGCAAGGCCTCCTGCTGCAAAAGCCATGGGCAATCCGGCCATTAATAAGCCTACAAATGAAATTATTATTACTATTGTCAATAATTCTATACTCACACTACCTCTCTCCTTCCTGTCCATTACCTTTAGGGTCTTGTGTTAAGAGATGCATATCTCGTATTAGCTTTACTATCCCTTGAAGTAAAAGCAAGGTAGCCCCTATAGGCAGGGCAAATTTGAAAGGGTATAGGGTTAAGCCCCATGCCGATCCGGTTGTTTCATTCATAAGATATGACTTCCATGCCCACTGGTATCCTCCCCACATTAATGCTAGGCAAAATAAAACAAATACGGGAAAGGTAATTATGGCAAGTATCTGCCTATTTTTTGGAGATAGCCTTTGCGTAACTGCTTCAACATTAACATGAGCATTGTGCAATAAAGCATATCCGGCAGATAGGGCATATACTGCAGCTAATGGATAAATTGTCAATTCGAAAACTACAGGAATAGGATTTTTAAACACGTACCGCATAACCACACCATAGGTAATTATAAATACAGCCGCAACTACAACAACGGCCATTAGTCTCCCCAGCCACTCATTAATTAGATCAACAATGTGCAATATGGATTTCACCACACTCATCTCCTTATAGTTAAACTAGGAGGGAAATATATTACTTTCCCTCCTATAAACTAAATACCGGGCAAAATATCGATTTTATTCAAGTCTATTCAGGCAGCGTACCAATCAACCTCATGTACTCTTCCAATTCTTTAACTAATCTGGCGGCTAGTTCGCTTTGATTAGCATATGAACGCCATAGATCCATAGCAATTAACTGTGCTTCTCTTAAATCTTCATCGGCCCACATGATATGCTCATTACCTGCAGCTACATATTGTTTAACTGCTTTGTAATCTTCCAATAAAGCGCCATATTCATGGTTCCAAGAAAATTCCCTTAATGCAGCCTCAAAAATAGCCTTGAGTTCATCTGATAGTGCATTCCAAGAATCCTTATTTACTGCAACATAAATAGTAGCTGTATTCTGGTGGGGTGAAGGCCATATAAGATATTTTGCTACTTCATGGTATCCTGCTGAGAAATTACCTGCTGGAGTAACCCATTCTCCTGCATCCACCACTCCTCTATCTAAAGCTGAGTAAACTTCTGCTGGTGGCAATACAACTGGTGCCGCACCCATTGCTTGGAAGAAATCTGCAGTTATACCTGGCGGTGTTCTTACTGATAAACCTCTAAAATCACTAACATTTCTAATTGGCTTGGTTGAGTGAAGGCTCTCTTGCTGCCAATATGTTACTCCAGGAATATATAGATTGTACTCACCATAGGCCTCTCTCATAATATCTATAACACCATAATCATAGAACCATGATGTAACCTGCCAACCCTCTGTAAGAGACATTGGAGGTGGAGCAAAAAGGTTAAAACCTACATCTCTACCTGACCACACTCCTGGCCAATCCATAGTCATATCTAATACTCCTTGTCCTGTTACTTCAGTTGATTCCCAATGGGGTACTACTGCGTCCCTTGGATGTACTTCTATTTCAAGCCGCCCACCGGATAATTCATATACCCTGTCGGCAAAATCAAGTACATACTGATGGTGTGGATGTAGCCCCGACCAGGTCCATGATTGAAAGTCCCACTTGTGCTTTTCAGTGGCCACTGGTGCCGCATTATCTCCCCCTGAAGTTTGTTTTGCATCGCCAGAGCCGCAAGCTGCCGCAAAAATAGCCAGCACCATAACCAAGACCAGGATCAACAGATTCTTTCTCACATCATTACCTCCTCAATTCATTTTATTATTCATTCGCCTATAATTTTTAACCCCTAAACTTAAAACTGCACCTCCTTGCATATTGGTTTTCTTACTCACTCAATTTTTTATACATTTTAGAACTTATGCACTTTACACCAATCCTATTTACTACTCAACTGTAATAGGATACCTGCCATATTTTTTTACAGCCTTGCCTAAAGCCAGCGCATTTTCAGGTAATACGTAGGATGCAAGGGAGTTTGCGCTGCTAACAATATAGCCTCCCTTTGGCCCAATGGTTCTAATGCGTTCTTTTACTTCTGCATCAGTTTCTTCTGGAGTTCCTCGAGTTAGTGTATAATCTAAATCTATATTTCCTACTATACAGACCTTGCTGCCATAGTCAGCTTTCATCCTGCCAATGTCCATTGCTGATGGCTGTATAGGGTGTATGCCATTCATGCCCAGGGTAAGAAGCTCATCTAATACTGGAAAAAGGTTTCCATCACTGTGGAAAATCCAGGGCTTTTTAATCTCGTCTGCAGCAATTTTCATATATGGCAGGAAAAACTCGCGAAACATGGATGGTGAAAACCAGGGACTCTTATTGTCAGCAATATCATCTGCAGCCCAGAAAAAGTCAAAGTCCATCTCATTTAAATACTTAACCACCTGGGCAGTCCATTCTGAATATCTTCTATGGACTTCTTTTACCAAGCTTGGATTATCATATATCATATAACAAAGCTCTTCAAAACCGATACTGTTAATAACTGGTGCAGGTCCTATTCTAATGCGGGCAAAAACTGCATAATCTTTTTTATACTTTGCTATCCAATTGGCAACCTTTTCATACCTCCTTTGATCATGAGGGTCAGGGAGGTACTCGTCCATTAGTGATAATGAGCTTTCATCCCTTATCAAACCTTTTTTAATAAAATTTCTACCCCCCACACCATGTTCCATTTCTGCTATCCATGGTGGTATAAAGTCAAAGGTTATCTTTTGAGGGTTATGGTATCCTTCATGTGATGTGCCACTTTTTATTACTTCCCCTGCCTCTGCAATCCCCCCTGAAGGGTATTCGTAGCCAAAAGCATCCAGGCCTAAAAGCTCACATAATTCATCTGGTGTGAAATCATCCCTCCCCATTAATTTCACCTGAAGTACTTCATCAATTGCACTTTCTGCGAAGGGAACTTGATCAGGTTCTTTTAATTTTAAAGCGGTCATAACACGTTCTCTAGAAGTCATTGAGGTTTTCATTACTATCCCACCTTTAATTGTTTCCTGAATTGTTGTATAATTTATTATATTTTAAATATTAATAGTTGAAAATGTAGCCATATTTGACATTGGTGTAGTTTTTTTTACTTTTTTGCAGTATATGATAAGATATATTAAAGCTTTGACGTTTAAGTATAAAAGGGAGTTTTGGTATGAAACATGAAATGACATCTAAAGAAAGAATAATGACAGCTCTGTTAGGCAAAGAGCTGCCGGACCGTGTGCCCTGGTTTGAAATGGAAATCGCTCTAGAATTTCAAGAAAAATTAATGGGAAAAAAATCTTATACACCTGAAGAGTTTGCCTTGAAAATGGGAGTTGATGCTATAGGTTCAACCCTTCCCTGTGTTGAATTGAATTTTTTTCCTCCTACATTGGCTCCAAAACTCACATATAATGGCACAAGCACCCATGGAGAGGGCATACTAAAATCTAGAGATTACCTTCATCTATTGCAGTTGCCTGAACCTGCTGCAGCATTTAAATATCTGCAGATAAAAGAATGGCTGAATAGTACCAGCCGCAACCTGGCTGTTTATGCCAAATTAAGGTTTGGGTGTATCTCAACCATTCTTAGCATGGGTTTAGAGAACTTTGCGTTAGCATTACATTATGACATTAGTTTTATTGAGGAAGTATTTTATAAATACAGCAGCTGGTGCGAAAAAATTATTGATATTATTAATGAATTGCCCTTTGATTTTTATATTGTTGCGGAAGATTTGGGTTTCAGCAAGGGACCATTTATGTCCCCTGGGACCTTTAAAAAAATGTTTCTGCCTACCTTCAGTAGGCTTGCCGGTAAACTCAATAAACCCTGGGTCCTTCATAGTGATGGGAATATCCTTCCCCTTTTAGATGACCTGCTCACATTAGGCTTTTCAGGCCTTCACCCTATAGACCCTAGCTGTATGGACCTGGCCTTCATGAAGAAAAAATATGGGTCTGAAATATGCTTGATTGGAAATGTGGACATACGCCATACATTAACAAGTGGAACACTGGAAGAAGTAGAACAAGAAGTTTATGAAAAGATAACGCTGGCAGCCCCTGGTGGCAGGTATATATTAAGCAGTGCCAACTCCATAACAAATTACTGTAAACTAGAAAATGTATTAGCAATGGGTCAGGCGGTAAAAAAATATGGAAAATACTAATTATGAAAAAATAATCAACGCCATCTGCCAGGGCAGCATTGAGCTTACAGTTGCCTTGCTAGAAGAGCACATAAACAGCAGCGAATCTGTTAATGCAACTGAGATAATTTCTCAAGTATTTATACCTGCAATGGAAAGAATTGATGTCTTATTTGAACAAGGTAGTCTTTTTATAACCGATGTAATAATAAGCTCAAAGGCCATACAAGAAGGCTTCAAAAAGCTTAAAGCCATGGATAAAACTAAATTTGCCACTCCATATGCCAGAGTGGTCATAGGAACAATAGAAGGGGATATCCATGACATTGGCAAAAACATTATGAAAATGGTACTTGAGGCATCTGGGTTTGATGCAATAGATTTGGGAGTTGACGTTTCCCCTAAAAAGTTTTTGGAAGCGGCAACCTTTTACAAGCCTGATGTGGTTTGCATTTCAGCCTTGCTCTCAAGCTGTAAAGATAAAATTTCAGAAACAGTTAAAACATTCCAAGAGGCTGGAATTAGTGACACTAGAATAATTGTAGGTGGTGCTCCCTTTACCAGACAGGTAGCAGAAGATGTTAATGTTGATGGTTATGCTACAGATGCCTTTGATGGCATCAAGCTCATTAAATCATTGGTTGAAAAAAAATTATGTACTGCCAGCACCTATTCTCATGAAGTAAACTTAACTAATCTAGATGGGTTTTGTAAAACTATTTCCCAATTACTTGGAATAGAGATAGCTCTTCACCATAACCACATGGATACAAGAGACTATCACAAGATTTCAAACTTAAAGCTTGATAATTATTTAGACTATTTAGACCAGGGGATTATAAATCTAGGCTATGTAAATTCTTGTGACAATGGATATGCAGAGCTTATTATACCAGTATTTTTCAAAGAAGAGCTGCTTTCATATATTGTTGCAGGTCATTTTGAATTAGAAATGAGCAAAAATACAGCTGCGGCCCCTTGCCTGCTCAATGGCTCCAGCAAGGCAGAAATTACCATTGAAAAGATTAGCAACCTAAACAGTATTATCAACATACTTAAAGAGCTTATATCAGCCAAGGCAGAGAAACTACTAATCAATACCCAGGTAAATAATTACTACAAGTATTTACACAGCTTTGTACAAAAACAATCCCAATTAGAATTGCTGGCTAAGGATGCAGAGTTAAAAGCTTTACAGGCCCAGGTCAATCCACACTTTTTATTTAATACATTAAATACAATAGCTAATGTAGCCCTTTTTGAAAAGGCTAGTAAAACTCACCAACTATTAAATGCAATAGCAAAACTTCTCAGGTATACCTTACAGAGCGTTGCAAATATTGTGACAATTAATGATGAGGTAAAAATAATCAATTCTTATCTGTTTATTCAATCCTTTCGTTACAACGATAGATTACAATATAATATTGGCCTGGATGATAGCATAAAACATGCAAAGATTCCCTGCATGATTATTCAACCCCTTGTAGAAAATGCCATTATTCATGGCGTCGAACCTTTAAAAATAGGGGGGCGAGTGGATATAATAATCCAGCTGGTTAATGACTATATAAACATATTCATAAAGGATACTGGAGTGGGTATCCCTTCAAATAAAATTGAAGAAATCAACAGGTTAAAAATTGATAAGACAGGGACAAGCCAGGTCACTGGCCTGGGAATTGATAATGTTTATAGAAGACTTGTTCAGTTTTTTGGTTCTGAATGCAGCCTTGAAATTAAGAAAAATGAACCAAAAGGTACTTGTATTAAAATAGTGCTTCCGTTTATAGAATGATTCCGGGAGGTCATAAGCTCATGAAAATACTAATCGTGGATGATGAATCACTAGAAAGGAAAGCCTTAAGATATAAAATCAATTCTCTTCTAAGCAACGACGTTTCCTTTCAGGAAGCTTCCACTGGTTTAGATGCTATTAATATAGCAAATACATTTTCCCCTGACATATGTTTTATTGACATAAGAATGCCTGAAATGACAGGCCTGGAGGCTGCTCCACAAATATTGAAGTCATGTCCTAAAACGTCAATAGTAATTATTTCTGCATATGATGAGTTTATATATGCTCAGGAAGCAATAAGATTTGGTGCAAAAAATTATCTTTTAAAACCTGTTGAAACTGGTGAACTAAAACAGGTTATAGCTGACTATAAAAAAGGTAATGAAGAGCAGACAAGCTACAGCAAAATTCAAGAGGATTTAAACCATGCATCCATTAAAGTAGCCATTAAATATATTGAGGCTAACTTTAATAGAGACATCTCCATGAAAGAAGTATCAGGAAAGGTTTATTTAAATCCCAGCTATTTCAGCAGGCTTTTCAAGCAGGAAACTAATCAAACTTTTAGTGAGTTCCTTGCTGATACTCGTATTAGAGAGGCCAAGAGACTCTTAATTGATACTAGTTATTCCGTTAATTTAATAGCAGAGCTAATTGGATACAAAGATGCCAAGTACTTTACACAGATCTTTAAACAAAAAACCGGTATTACACCCAGTCAGCACCGACAAAATTCTTTAATTATAGGTAATAGATAAACGGTAAAACATAAAAGCATAACCTTGCCGCTGTTGTCGCTGGGGCAGGGTTATGCTTTAAGTTTAGATTGGCAAAACAAATTAGACTACTGCCTTCAGCTTATCTCCCAGCCTTTGATCCAAAATCTTGTGAATTCTTGCTTTTACCATGGAATAGTTATACTGGTCTGCAGGAGATAGGGGCTGCTTGGGTCTACCCATGTTAAATCCCCGCACATCAAGGGCAGCTTTAAAACCTATGGGAAAGGGCAGGGCAAACATTGCCCTTATCAGGTTAAGAACAGAAAACTGCAGCTGCTGGGCAAGGTCATGATCCCTTTGCTTCCAGGCTTCATAGATGCCTGACATGATTTCAGGAACTATACCAACAGTAGCAGACATGGTTCCCTTTGCTCCAGCCATTAATCCTGCAAGAAACATTTCTTCTCGGCCTATTAGGATATTAAGGTCTTCACCTGCAATTTTTATTTTATCCATGAAGTGCATTAAATCAACCATGCTGCCGCTGCTGTCTTTCATGCCTACTATGTTGTCCATTCTGCTCAGCCTTTTTACCACGTCATAGCTTATGGGCTGTGCAAATAGGGGTATGTTATATAATACTATTGGAAAGTCTGGTACTGCTTTTGCCAGCTGGGTATAATGTTCTTCCATTATTTCCTGGGAAGAGGGAAAGTAATAGGGAGGTGCGACAACTACTGATTGGCACCCTATGGCTTTTGCTGCCTTGGTTAGTTCTATACATTTGCCTGCACAGCTTTCTGCTGTGCCTGGCACTACCGGCACCCGGCCTTTTGCTTCGTCTACTATGATTTCCATTACTTTGACCTTTTCTGCAAAGCTCATATGGATGAATTCTCCACAGCTGCCCAGGGGAAATAGTCCGCTTACTCTGCTGTCTATGAGCCAGCTGACATATTTTCTCAGCTCTTCTTCGTTTACGTTTCCATTATCATCAAAGGGTGTTACCATTGCCGGGTATATGCCCTCTGGTTTGAAAAATTTGTCTTTAGTGTTCAAGTTTAACCGCCTCCCATTATAGGAATTAGGGCCAATACGTCTCCGTCTGCTAGTTGTTTGTTTTCTATGGGTGTTTTTAGTGTTCTCCCATTTAGCATCAGGGCAAATCTGTTATTTTCCAGGTTTGTGCGCAACGGCCAGTTAATTTTTTCTTCTATTTGTTTTAAGCTTTCTGTTAGGTCTTTTTCTACCTGCAGTTCCAGTTCTTTTACGCCTATTTCGTTGGCTGCCATGGCAAAGAATTTGATTTTTATGTTAGCTTTATTCATTAGTCATCAGCTCTAATTCTTGTAATTTTTCTGGTGTGGGTCTTCCCTGTCTATCCCAGCCTCTAATGAGGTAGTATTCTGCCAGCATTTCTGTCAGTGGCACTGTGTGACCTTTTGAGGGTCCTTCCTGTAAGGCTTCTTTTATAAGGCGTGGCGGCAGGTTATCATCTGCTGCTGTAATCCCTTCTCTTAGGTTAAAGAGCCGGGTCAGATTGTTTATTCTTTCCCCTATTTTTATGAGCTTTTGGGCTGATGAAAAGTTATTTTGTCCTGTAAGGGTGTAAAGCAGGTCCGTTATCTGGTTTGGTCCTAGTGCAAATATGGCAAAGAGGCAGATGCCAAGGCTGTCTATTACTGTAAACCAATCTTGCTCGTTTTTTACTAGTTCTGCTTTGAATTCGCTGGATAAGGGGTCTATCCTCTGGTTGCTGCTTAAAAGTTCTGTTTTTACTGGAAAGGCACTTAAATGGCAGCCTCCTCTATCACTTG comes from the Desulfitibacter alkalitolerans DSM 16504 genome and includes:
- a CDS encoding GntP family permease; amino-acid sequence: MSGPLLLAIIVVMILFLILLVSKVRLHAFLALIITSILMGLLTGHSPLEVVNAVTQGFGGLMTYIGIVIALGVIIGEILESTGASEKIAKSVLRVVGKNRSPLAMGITGGIVSVPVFCDSGFVILSPIFRAISRVGKVPVMTLSAALMAGLLTTHVFVPPTPGPIAAAGILGADLGKVVLYGIIVSIPTILVAVMWANSKFIRNKFPRFITEDDVAQPTTEESKVKTPSTFMSYVPIVVPIVLIIAQSFANQLLADDSSIRGLLAFIGHPAIALLIGTGIAFTMAPNTEEVRDQWVGRALERATVILMVTGAAGSFGRVLAMTGVGEYLGGVISAWGIPGVLLPFLIAAFILTAQGSATVAITTTAAILAPMLPSLGISPELAVLAIGAGAVTVVHANGSYFWVVTKFSGMSITEGYWAVTATTLVMGITGIISVLILSMFV
- a CDS encoding 2-keto-4-pentenoate hydratase; the encoded protein is MEKTIKKISDKIYYAEKNHQFIEPISIVCSNIGINEAYGIQFNNVKRKVAEGEIVIGKKVGLTNRKAQEKLGFNGPVFGYLFNSMNASEEAYIDMTELIRPKLEVEMAFLLKKDLRGPGITISHVLQAAEGIFPAFEIVDSRYVGWKGNIMDIIADNVCAAKIALGENIIPINFVNLKYLGVVLEKNGKICKFGTGAAVLGQPALAVAWLANKMAEFNLSLKAGEIILSGALFEPIEINTNDIYQATMGDYSNVRKVFK
- a CDS encoding TRAP transporter large permease; protein product: MSIELLTIVIIISFVGLLMAGLPMAFAAGGLATIVTLFMWGPSFFPLILMRVFEQMGSYTFVAAPMFIFMASVLERIGVAEELFEGLYTWLGSLRGGLAIATVVACAIIAAMVGIIGAGIVLMGLVALPQMLKRGYDKNLSTGTIVAAGSLGVLIPPSILFIVYSMVAGVSVGRLFAGALVPGLLLALLYILYIIVRCYLNPNMGPTALSSGEPRPSMKQKIALLKVLIAPIFLVIAVMGSIFFGIATPTEAAGVGSFGALIVALIRRKLDFKMLKESALQTVRVSAMIMWIIFGATALIAVYTRAGGARFLEGLINSIPLGEWGIFISLQVLFFVMGFFLDWIGILMLTGPLLIPVIVKLGFDPLWFGVVFAVNMQMAYLTPPFGPALFYLKGVAPPNIKITDLYRAAIPFVALQILGLILIILFPQLVLWLPSVLFP
- a CDS encoding TRAP transporter small permease subunit; the encoded protein is MKSILHIVDLINEWLGRLMAVVVVAAVFIITYGVVMRYVFKNPIPVVFELTIYPLAAVYALSAGYALLHNAHVNVEAVTQRLSPKNRQILAIITFPVFVLFCLALMWGGYQWAWKSYLMNETTGSAWGLTLYPFKFALPIGATLLLLQGIVKLIRDMHLLTQDPKGNGQEGER
- the dctP gene encoding TRAP transporter substrate-binding protein DctP; translation: MRKNLLILVLVMVLAIFAAACGSGDAKQTSGGDNAAPVATEKHKWDFQSWTWSGLHPHHQYVLDFADRVYELSGGRLEIEVHPRDAVVPHWESTEVTGQGVLDMTMDWPGVWSGRDVGFNLFAPPPMSLTEGWQVTSWFYDYGVIDIMREAYGEYNLYIPGVTYWQQESLHSTKPIRNVSDFRGLSVRTPPGITADFFQAMGAAPVVLPPAEVYSALDRGVVDAGEWVTPAGNFSAGYHEVAKYLIWPSPHQNTATIYVAVNKDSWNALSDELKAIFEAALREFSWNHEYGALLEDYKAVKQYVAAGNEHIMWADEDLREAQLIAMDLWRSYANQSELAARLVKELEEYMRLIGTLPE
- a CDS encoding uroporphyrinogen decarboxylase family protein, encoding MKTSMTSRERVMTALKLKEPDQVPFAESAIDEVLQVKLMGRDDFTPDELCELLGLDAFGYEYPSGGIAEAGEVIKSGTSHEGYHNPQKITFDFIPPWIAEMEHGVGGRNFIKKGLIRDESSLSLMDEYLPDPHDQRRYEKVANWIAKYKKDYAVFARIRIGPAPVINSIGFEELCYMIYDNPSLVKEVHRRYSEWTAQVVKYLNEMDFDFFWAADDIADNKSPWFSPSMFREFFLPYMKIAADEIKKPWIFHSDGNLFPVLDELLTLGMNGIHPIQPSAMDIGRMKADYGSKVCIVGNIDLDYTLTRGTPEETDAEVKERIRTIGPKGGYIVSSANSLASYVLPENALALGKAVKKYGRYPITVE
- a CDS encoding uroporphyrinogen decarboxylase family protein, yielding MKHEMTSKERIMTALLGKELPDRVPWFEMEIALEFQEKLMGKKSYTPEEFALKMGVDAIGSTLPCVELNFFPPTLAPKLTYNGTSTHGEGILKSRDYLHLLQLPEPAAAFKYLQIKEWLNSTSRNLAVYAKLRFGCISTILSMGLENFALALHYDISFIEEVFYKYSSWCEKIIDIINELPFDFYIVAEDLGFSKGPFMSPGTFKKMFLPTFSRLAGKLNKPWVLHSDGNILPLLDDLLTLGFSGLHPIDPSCMDLAFMKKKYGSEICLIGNVDIRHTLTSGTLEEVEQEVYEKITLAAPGGRYILSSANSITNYCKLENVLAMGQAVKKYGKY
- a CDS encoding histidine kinase, whose amino-acid sequence is MENTNYEKIINAICQGSIELTVALLEEHINSSESVNATEIISQVFIPAMERIDVLFEQGSLFITDVIISSKAIQEGFKKLKAMDKTKFATPYARVVIGTIEGDIHDIGKNIMKMVLEASGFDAIDLGVDVSPKKFLEAATFYKPDVVCISALLSSCKDKISETVKTFQEAGISDTRIIVGGAPFTRQVAEDVNVDGYATDAFDGIKLIKSLVEKKLCTASTYSHEVNLTNLDGFCKTISQLLGIEIALHHNHMDTRDYHKISNLKLDNYLDYLDQGIINLGYVNSCDNGYAELIIPVFFKEELLSYIVAGHFELEMSKNTAAAPCLLNGSSKAEITIEKISNLNSIINILKELISAKAEKLLINTQVNNYYKYLHSFVQKQSQLELLAKDAELKALQAQVNPHFLFNTLNTIANVALFEKASKTHQLLNAIAKLLRYTLQSVANIVTINDEVKIINSYLFIQSFRYNDRLQYNIGLDDSIKHAKIPCMIIQPLVENAIIHGVEPLKIGGRVDIIIQLVNDYINIFIKDTGVGIPSNKIEEINRLKIDKTGTSQVTGLGIDNVYRRLVQFFGSECSLEIKKNEPKGTCIKIVLPFIE
- a CDS encoding response regulator transcription factor encodes the protein MKILIVDDESLERKALRYKINSLLSNDVSFQEASTGLDAINIANTFSPDICFIDIRMPEMTGLEAAPQILKSCPKTSIVIISAYDEFIYAQEAIRFGAKNYLLKPVETGELKQVIADYKKGNEEQTSYSKIQEDLNHASIKVAIKYIEANFNRDISMKEVSGKVYLNPSYFSRLFKQETNQTFSEFLADTRIREAKRLLIDTSYSVNLIAELIGYKDAKYFTQIFKQKTGITPSQHRQNSLIIGNR
- a CDS encoding dihydrodipicolinate synthase family protein encodes the protein MNTKDKFFKPEGIYPAMVTPFDDNGNVNEEELRKYVSWLIDSRVSGLFPLGSCGEFIHMSFAEKVKVMEIIVDEAKGRVPVVPGTAESCAGKCIELTKAAKAIGCQSVVVAPPYYFPSSQEIMEEHYTQLAKAVPDFPIVLYNIPLFAQPISYDVVKRLSRMDNIVGMKDSSGSMVDLMHFMDKIKIAGEDLNILIGREEMFLAGLMAGAKGTMSATVGIVPEIMSGIYEAWKQRDHDLAQQLQFSVLNLIRAMFALPFPIGFKAALDVRGFNMGRPKQPLSPADQYNYSMVKARIHKILDQRLGDKLKAVV